The Malus domestica chromosome 10, GDT2T_hap1 genome contains a region encoding:
- the LOC103429730 gene encoding uncharacterized protein isoform X36 translates to MSKPSLRLQFTKLLVFYHVLLWQLGHWPQSKLHCRADVARLPEDEVSALRDFMSNTELRPEQIIEVTYCSDVVRTYGFVIECNCTNESGCRITGIRMSYLGLTGTIHEKVGDLTSLTYLILSNNTLHGGIPDTIGNLKNLQVLDLSRNQLNGSIPASLGRLVSLEYLYLQYNLLSQGIPPSFGSLTKLTELNLQFNMISDSIPEDFGNLSSLTIMELSENQLSGPLPQSLGNLTTLTTFYVSANNLSGKFPETYGNLTSLKKFSIAGNYISGPLPVETIAKWTNITHLVLVGNNFEGNLTEKIFRLPKLQYLLITDLANNSFPLPPKINNSANFISLTLRNCSINGTIPKYIGENMTSLRYLDLSFNKLTGGLPQNMSSKMIYINMLNGTIAPSILGDSQTRIDLSFNYFSAEGSPVQSNQQLNLFACCRNSSTTEPQMMDPFEMKNRYCPENEPEYHSLFINCGGEETIVDGHQYDQDNDTSLFYTSPKKSWAYSLSGDFGVPESNTSNYIKSMTRGVHEAPLYEKARFSPISLEYYVFCLRKGNYIVTLYFKEIVDSKDEDYSSLRKRVFDVYIQDVRRLDYFKIREEEGTTEGPITKKISAVVVNDSGLLNIHLYWPGKGSYQYHPSFNGPLISAISVTPEFDPDKSKGQFVALITLASIVAALPLSLAFAWRMGWLPSEGFPKIETSQEKIVDEYQDSEELPSQEENGDEQRNTKDQGTRKNTEKYQGQEEIGDEHQDNEELPSQEEIGDEHQDNEELPSQEEIGDEHQDNEELPSQEEIGDEPRNTKGQEEVGDEQRNTKDQGRRKNTKTKRKKKEKLGDEHPNIVKKLGMFGLSYGFPLGMSSEELPSQEEIGDKHQDSEEFPSKEEIGDEHQDSEELPSQEEIGDEQRNTKGQQEINDEQRNTKDQGRRKNTETKRKKKEKIGQEEIGEEHQDSEELPNQEEIGDEHQDREELPSQEEIGDEQRNTKGQEEIGDEQRNTKDQGRRKNTETKRKKKEKIGDERPNTIKKLGMFGLSYGLPLDMSSEELPSKEEIGDEHQDSEELPSQEEIGDEQRNTKDQGRRKNTETKRKKKEKIGDERPNTVKKLGMFGLSYGLPLDMSSEELPSQEEIGDEQRKTKDQGRWKNTETKRKKKEKIGDEHPDTVKKLGMLGLSYGFPLGMSSEELPSEEEIGDEQQDSEELPSQEEIGDEQRNRKGQEEIGEEQRNTKDQGRQKNTETKRKKKEKIGDEHPDTVKKLGMFGLSYGFPLGMSNEELPSQEEIGDEHQDSEELPSQQEIGDEQRNKKGQEEIGDEQRNTKDQGRWKNTETKTKKKEKIGDEHPDTVKKLGMLGLSYGFPLGMSSEELPSEEEIGDEHQDSEELPSQEEIGDEQRNRKGQEEIGDEQRNTKDQGRRKNTETKRKKKEKIGDEHPDTVKKLGMFGLSYGFPLGMSSEELPSQEEIGDEHQDSEKLPSQEEIGDEQRNMKGQEEIGDEQRNTKDQGRRKNTETKMKKKEKIGDEHPDIVKKLGMLGSSYGFPLGMSSEELPSQEEISDEHQDNEELPSQEKIGDEQRNTKGQEEIGDEQRNTKDQGRRKNTKTKMKKKEKIGDEHPDTVKKLGMLGLSYGFPLGMSSEELLSQEEIGDEHQDSEELRSQEEISDEQRNTKGQEEIGDEQINTKDQGRRTNTKTRRKKNEKIGDEHLDAVKELINATENFSDKKKLGHSETFFMAQLPSHTVAVKKLDSAHFKGKIDKLKEEIGIIESLQHNNILKLLHAYIGKDLQFLVYEYMENKSLEDILFGSSTSGTIKLDWNTRVNICLGIAQGLQYLHERVQIVHTNIKSANILLNEKLEAKISDFGFANLYSEEDKVMAIGRETKKGYTAPEYLQTDDLDSKLDVFSFGVVVLEIVSGERNVRNQSKKETEVLLDRAYKANRNGNLKSLVDKNLSTFDEREALIILKLALECTTMGASVRPEMSGVVSVLLGEKSIDEVCSPAKPTGDINVVGSLEELAGISDMAAKPTGDINVVGSLEESAGISDMAESLSPLWGS, encoded by the exons ATGAGTAAGCCTTCTCTAAGACTGCAGTTTACTAAGCTTCTTGTTTTTTACCATGTTCTACTTTGGCAACTTGGACACTGGCCTCAATCCAAACTCCACTGCAGAGCCGACGTGGCTCGACTGCCGGAAGATGAAG TGTCTGCTCTCCGTGACTTTATGAGCAACACAGAGTTAAGGCCAGAGCAAATCATTGAGGTGACGTATTGCAGTGATGTAGTCCGGACTTACGGTTTTGTCATCGAATGTAATTGCACTAATGAGAGTGGATGCCGGATCACTGGAAT TAGAATGAGCTACTTAGGTTTAACTGGAACTATTCATGAAAAAGTGGGTGATCTTACAAGCCTAACCTACCT CATTCTATCCAACAACACACTTCATGGCGGAATACCAGACACCATTGGGAATTTGAAGAATCTCCAAGTCCT GGATCTATCGCGAAATCAACTCAATGGTTCAATACCAGCAAGCTTAGGGCGCTTGGTTTCTCTTGAATATCT ATATCTGCAATACAACTTGCTTAGCCAAGGTATACCACCAAGTTTTGGTTCACTGACGAAACTTACTGAATT GAATCTGCAGTTTAATATGATATCAGACTCAATTCCTGAGGATTTTGGAAATCTTTCGAGTCTTACAATTAT GGAACTGTCTGAGAATCAGCTGTCTGGTCCTCTTCCACAAAGCCTCGGAAACTTGACAACTCTCACAACCTT CTATGTGTCAGCCAATAATTTGAGTGGGAAATTTCCAGAAACTTATGGAAACCTCACAAGCCTGAAAAAGTT TTCGATAGCCGGGAATTACATTTCTGGTCCCTTACCAGTTGAAACCATAGCCAAGTGGACTAATATCACTCACCT GGTGCTCGTGGGAAACAATTTCGAAGGAAACTTGACTGAAAAAATATTCCGCTTGCCAAAGCTTCAGTATCT GTTGATAACTGACCTggcaaataatagtttcccaTTACCACCAAAAATCAACAACAGTGCCAATTTCATTTCTCT AACACTGAGGAACTGCTCAATCAACGGCACAATCCCCAAATACATTGGTGAAAATATGACATCCCTAAGATACCT AGACTTGAGCTTCAATAAGTTAACTGGTGGCCTCCCTCAGAATATGAGTTCAAAAATGATTTACat AAATATGCTTAACGGGACAATCGCACCTTCGATACTTGGGGACTCCCAAACTAGGAT AGATCTTTCGTTCAACTATTTTTCAGCAGAAGGCTCTCCAGTACAAAGCAACCAACAACT GAACTTGTTTGCATGCTGCCGCAACTCCTCAACCACTGAGCCACAAat GATGGATCCATTTGAAATGAAGAACAGATACTGTCCTGAAAACGAACCGGAGT ACCATTCCTTGTTTATTAATTGTGGTGGTGAAGAAACAATCGTAGATGGGCATCAATATGATCAAGATAATGACACATCCCTCTTTTACACAAGTCCAAAGAAAAGCTGGGCTTACAGCCTTTCCGGAGACTTTGGTGTACCAGAAAGTAATACTAGTAATTATATCAAGAGCATGACACGTGGAGTTCATGAGGCACCGTTGTATGAAAAAGCTCGGTTTTCCCCGATATCTCTCGAGTATTATGTTTTTTGTCTACGCAAAGGCAATTATATTGTGACGCTTTATTTCAAGGAAATTGTAGACAGTAAGGATGAAGATTATAGTAGTTTAAGAAAACGCGTATTTGATGTATATATTCAG GATGTGAGGAGACTAGATTATTTCAAGATTAGGGAGGAGGAGGGAACTACAGAAGGACCAATAACTAAAAAGATTTCAGCTGTGGTTGTAAATGATAGCGGTCTATTGAACATCCACTTGTACTGGCCTGGAAAGGGATCGTATCAATACCATCCTAGTTTTAATGGACCTCTAATATCAGCTATTTCTGTGACTCCTG AGTTCGATCCCGATAAAAGCAAAGGTCAATTTGTTGCATTGATTACGCTTGCTTCAATTGTTGCTGCTCTGCCGCTTTCATTGGCTTTTGCTTGGAGGATGGGCTGGCTGCCAAGCGAAGGGTTCCCCA AAATCGAAACAAGTCAAGAAAAAATAGTTGATGAGTATCAAGACAGCGAAGAGCTCCCCA GTCAAGAAGAAAATGGTGATGAGCAGAGAAACACGAAAGATCAAGGCACGCGgaagaacacagaaaaatatcAAG GTCAAGAAGAAATAGGAGATGAGCATCAAGACAACGAAGAGCTCCCCA GTCAAGAAGAAATAGGAGATGAGCATCAAGACAACGAAGAGCTCCCCA GTCAAGAAGAAATAGGTGATGAGCATCAAGACAACGAAGAGCTCCCCA GTCAAGAAGAAATAGGTGATGAGCCGAGAAACACGAAAGGTCAAGAAGAAGTAGGAGATGAACAGAGAAACACGAAAGATCAAGGCAGGCGGaagaacacaaaaacaaagaggaagaaaaaggaaaaactaGGTGATGAGCATCCAAACATCGTCAAAAAATTGGGTATGTTCGGATTGAGCTATGGATTTCCGTTGGGAATGTCAAGCGAAGAGCTCCCCA GTCAAGAAGAAATAGGTGATAAGCATCAGGACAGCGAAGAGTTCCCCA GTAAAGAAGAAATAGGTGATGAGCATCAAGACAGCGAAGAGCTCCCCA GTCAAGAAGAAATAGGTGATGAGCAGAGAAACACGAAAGGTCAACAAGAAATAAATGACGAGCAGAGAAACACGAAAGATCAAGGCAGGCGGAAGAACACAGaaacaaagaggaagaaaaaggaaaaaatag GTCAAGAAGAAATAGGTGAGGAGCATCAAGACAGCGAAGAGCTCCCCA aTCAAGAAGAAATAGGTGATGAGCATCAAGACAGGGAAGAGCTCCCCA GCCAAGAAGAAATAGGTGATGAGCAGAGAAACACGAAAGGTCAAGAAGAAATAGGTGATGAGCAGAGAAACACGAAAGATCAAGGCAGGCGGAAGAACACAGaaacaaagaggaagaaaaaggaaaaaataggTGATGAGCGTCCAAACACCATCAAAAAATTGGGTATGTTCGGATTGAGCTATGGATTACCGTTGGATATGTCAAGCGAAGAGCTCCCCA GTAAAGAAGAAATAGGTGATGAGCATCAAGACAGCGAAGAACTCCCCA GCCAAGAAGAAATAGGTGATGAGCAGAGAAACACGAAAGATCAAGGCAGGCGGAAGAACACAGaaacaaagaggaagaaaaaggaaaaaataggTGATGAGCGTCCAAACACCGTCAAAAAATTGGGTATGTTCGGATTGAGCTATGGATTACCGTTGGATATGTCAAGCGAAGAGCTCCCCA gCCAAGAAGAAATAGGTGATGAGCAGAGAAAAACGAAAGATCAAGGCAGGTGGAAGAACACAGaaacaaagaggaagaaaaaggaaaaaataggTGATGAGCATCCCGACACCGTCAAAAAATTGGGTATGTTGGGATTGAGCTATGGATTTCCGTTGGGTATGTCAAGCGAAGAGCTCCCCA GTGAAGAAGAAATAGGTGatgaacaacaagatagcgaagAGCTCCCCA gtCAAGAAGAAATAGGTGATGAGCAGAGAAACAGGAAAGGTCAAGAAGAAATAGGTGAGGAGCAGAGAAACACGAAAGATCAAGGCAGGCAGAAGAACACagaaacaaaaaggaagaaaaaggaaaaaataggTGATGAGCATCCAGACACTGTAAAAAAATTGGGTATGTTCGGATTGAGCTATGGATTTCCGTTGGGTATGTCAAACGAAGAGCTCCCCA GTCAAGAAGAAATAGGTGATGAGCATCAAGACAGCGAAGAACTCCCCA GTCAACAAGAAATAGGTGATGAGCAGAGAAACAAGAAAGGTCAAGAAGAAATTGGTGATGAGCAGAGAAACACGAAAGATCAAGGCAGGTGGAAGAACACAGAAACAAAGacgaagaaaaaggaaaaaataggTGATGAGCATCCAGACACCGTCAAAAAATTGGGTATGTTGGGATTGAGCTATGGATTTCCGTTGGGTATGTCAAGCGAAGAGCTCCCCA GTGAAGAAGAAATAGGTGATGAGCATCAAGATAGCGAAGAGCTCCCCA gtCAAGAAGAAATAGGTGATGAGCAGAGAAACAGGAAAGGTCAAGAAGAAATAGGTGATGAGCAGAGAAACACGAAAGATCAAGGCAGGCGGAAGAACACTGaaacaaagaggaagaaaaaggaaaaaataggTGATGAGCATCCAGACACTGTAAAAAAATTGGGTATGTTCGGATTGAGCTATGGATTTCCGTTGGGTATGTCAAGCGAAGAGCTCCCCA GTCAAGAAGAAATAGGTGATGAGCATCAAGACAGCGAAAAGCTCCCTA GTCAAGAAGAAATAGGTGATGAGCAAAGAAACATGAAAGGTCAAGAAGAAATAGGGGATGAGCAGAGAAACACGAAAGATCAAGGTAGGCGGAAGAACACAGAaacaaagatgaagaaaaaggaaaaaataggTGATGAGCATCCAGACATTGTTAAAAAATTGGGTATGTTGGGATCGAGCTATGGATTTCCGTTGGGTATGTCAAGCGAAGAGCTCCCCA gTCAAGAAGAAATAAGTGATGAGCATCAAGACAACGAAGAGCTCCCCA GTCAAGAAAAAATAGGTGATGAGCAGAGAAACACGAAAGGTCAAGAAGAAATAGGGGATGAGCAGAGAAACACGAAAGATCAAGGCAGGCGGaagaacacaaaaacaaagatgaagaaaaaggaaaaaataggTGATGAGCATCCAGACACTGTTAAAAAATTGGGTATGTTGGGATTGAGCTATGGATTTCCGTTGGGTATGTCAAGCGAAGAGCTCCTCA GTCAAGAAGAAATAGGTGATGAGCATCAAGACAGCGAAGAGCTCCGCA GTCAAGAAGAAATAAGTGATGAGCAGAGAAACACGAAAGGTCAAGAAGAAATTGGTGATGAGCAGATAAACACGAAAGATCAAGGCAGGCGGACGAACAcaaaaacaaggaggaagaaaaatgaaaaaataggTGATGAGCATCTAGACGCCGTCAAAGAATTAATAAATGCTACCGAAAATTTTAGcgacaaaaaaaaacttggtcATTCTGAGACATTTTTTATG GCACAACTGCCAAGTCATACTGTGGCCGTGAAGAAACTAGATTCCGCTCATTTTAAGGGAAAAATCGATAAACTGAAAGAGGAAATTGGCATCATAGAGTCATTGCAACACAACAATATCCTTAAACTGTTGCATGCTTATATTGGAAAAGACCTCCAATTTCTTGTTTACGAATACATGGAAAATAAATCCCTTGAAGACATCTTATTTG GCTCGAGTACTTCTGGCACAATCAAGCTTGATTGGAATACAAGGGTTAACATTTGCTTGGGAATAGCACAGGGTTTGCAATATCTACATGAGAGAGTACAGATTGTTCATACGAATATAAAATCTGCTAATATTCTTCTTAATGAAAAACTTGAGGCTAAGATATCGGACTTTGGATTTGCAAATCTTTATTCTGAAGAAGATAAAGTTATGGCCATCGGAAGAGAAACAAAGAA AGGCTACACGGCGCCAGAGTATTTGCAAACGGATGATTTAGATAGCAAACTGGATGTTTTCAGCTTTGGGGTGGTCGTACTTGAAATTGTTAGTGGGGAGAGAAACGTACGTaaccaatcaaagaaggaaactGAGGTTCTTTTAGACAGG GCTTATAAAGCAAATAGAAACGGAAATTTGAAGAGCTTGGTTGATAAGAATTTGTCTACATTTGATGAAAGAGAAGCCCTTATCATCTTGAAATTAGCATTGGAGTGCACCACGATGGGTGCTAGTGTCAGACCTGAAATGTCTGGAGTTGTTAGTGTTCTTCTTGGCGAAAAAAGCATTGACGAGGTTTGTTCACCTGCCAAGCCCACTGGCGACATCAATGTTGTTGGTTCCCTCGAAGAGTTGGCAGGCATTTCTGATATGGCTGCCAAGCCCACTGGCGACATCAATGTTGTTGGTTCCCTCGAAGAGTCGGCAGGCATTTCTGATATGGCAGAGTCTCTTTCCCCACTTTGGGGAAGTTGA